The Streptomyces sp. NBC_00435 nucleotide sequence CGGTGACCACGGAGGACTGCGGCACGGCGTCCTGCGTGGGCGCCGGGACGGCTCCGGTGGTGTTCTGCTCGGTCACACGGACTCCCCGGGGGACTTCAGGTGGCTCATCTGGTTCTTGAAGAACGCGACGGCGTCGGAGGTGGAGAAGGGCTTGGGACCGTAGGCCCGGAAGGTGACGGCCACGTCGCCCTGCACGGCCGTGCAGTCGATCGAGTCGATCTTTTCCTTGTTCTCCTCGCCGATCGCCAGCAGCGCGCACTTGGCATCCGGGAACCCGTCCACCTTCGGTGCCTCCCGCTTGTCGCCGGCGAGCTCGAGGAGCTTCTTGGTGACCTCGGAGAGGTTGCCCACGGCCTTGGGGTCGGCCTGCATGATGCGGACCTCCGCGACCCAGGCGCCCGCGCCCTTCACGTAGGTACGGCCGGCCAGACCCTTGAGCTTCAGCTCGGCCAGCGTCTCCTCGCGCTTCTTGCGCTGAGAGGTGGACAGGCCGCTGCGGGACTCGTTGAAGCCCTCGATCGCCTTCTCGCCGGAGACGAAGAAGTTGTTGCCGTCCGACCCCATGTCCGGTCCGAGCTTGAAGCCGGTCGGGACCGGAAGCAGCTTGCCGGACAGGGCGTTCGGCGGCACGGGACCCGCCTCCGCGGGCTGCTCCACGCGATCGCCGACCGGGACCCAGTAGGCGGTGGGCGCGTCCCGGTCGGCATCCGCGATCGCGGAGGACGCCCAGACGCCACCGCCCACGAGGGCGGCCACGGCCACGACACCCACGACCAGGGCGAACGCCTTGCGGTTGAACGTGCGCACGGGCCGCACCGGCACGACGGGGTACGGGTCCGGGTAGGTCGCCCCGGGAGCCGCGGCCGCCCCGGGCGCCGGCTGGGCCTCGGCCGAAACCTCGGCGGGGACCGGGGTCACGTCGTTCTGCGGCTCGGTCACAGTCGCTCCAGCTGTCGCTTGGCCAGGTCCACGACATCGCCTTCGGCGATCTTGCCCCGGTTGTTCACATAGTGGATTTCGATCACGATGTCCCCGCGGCGGGCTATGGCCCGGGCGGTACGCATCGGGAGGTAGCCCGGCTTCTCGTCGGCCTCCGAGTACACCCAGACGTGCCCCAGCTTCGAGGGGGTGCCCGGAATGTCCACACCGTCATTGCCCGCGTACTTCTTGTCGGGCATGTACGAGGACTGTTCGCGCACGTAGTCGTCCGCCCCGTCACGGTCGGAGAACTGCAGCAGGTCGACGTCGACGAAATTCCTGTCGTCCTCCGACCAGCTCACCGAGGCGATCCGGCGGGTCCCGTCACCGGCGAATCCGCGCAGCGCGCGGTCGGGGAACTCGAAGCCCAGCGCGAGGAAGTCGAGGCTGTTGTAGCCCGAACCCTCCTTCTTCGCACCGCCCGGCGCCTCGATCAGCAGCTTGGTGAGGTCGTCGTCCGTCTTGTGCCAGCGGTTGGCGTTGATCGTCTTGTTCGTCGTGGCGTCATCGGGCGCGATCGCCTTCGGCGAGACCAGTCCCGCCTGCGCCAGCGGTGCCAGCGGCGTCGGTTCGCGGTCGTACTGGATCGCGTAACCGGTGACCGTACCCGCGAGGACGCCGAGGAGGACCGCGCCGGCGATCAGGAGGACCGTGCGGCCTCCGCGGCGGCGGGGACCGGCCTGAACAGCGTCGGGAGTGCCCTGTTCCGGGTCGTTCTCCTCCTCTTTCCGCTGCTCGGGAAGGGTCTGTTCGTGTTCCAAGAGAAGTCCCCCGCAAGGCCTGGAGTCGCGAGTCGATTGATCGCGTACAGAGAGGACACGCTGCCCTGCGGAGATGTTGTACTCATGCTTATTACGGTTTTATCTCGACGGGTTTCAGTCCTCGTGCCGCCGCTTTCCGTCCAGTTCGTCCCACCACTCGTCGGACTTGGGATCGCCCGAGGGGTCGTTCCACCAGCGGTCGTCCGGTCCGCGCCGGTTGGCGGCCATCGCGGCGACGGGCGGGATGACCATGGCGACCACGCACATGGCCACGGCCGCGGGAACGGACCACAGGCGCACGAAGGACCAGGCGGAGACGAAGAGGAACAGGCATCCGCCCATGAGCAGGAAGTAGGCGCGCCGGCGCCGGGCGTACATGCCTCCAGAGTAGAGCCGCGGCCCGGCCCCCGCGAAGGCCCGCGCAGGGCCTCCCGGAACAGCGCGAAGGGCCGCACCCCGATCCAGTGGCGTCCAACCCCCGGGGGTGCGGCCCTTCGGCCGGTCGTACGGTCACACAGGTGCGGTGCTCAGACCGCGATCGCCACGTCCGTCACGCCACCGGTCTCGGCGACGACCACGGCGCGGTCCGCCTGGGCGCCGGGCACGAGCGCCCGCAGCGTCCAGGAACCCTCGGCCGCGTAGAAGCGGAACTGGCCGGTCGCCGAGGTCGGGACCTCGGCGGTGAACTCGCCGGTCGAGTCCAGCAGCCGGACGTAACCGCTGACGGGCTCGCCGTCCTTGGTCACCTGACCCTGGATGGCGGTCTCACCGGGCTTGAGCGTGGCGAGGTCGGGCCCGCCGATCTGTGCTCCACACATGTTCTCTGTCCTGTCCTAGAGAGGTATTTCTACGGGGCGTCGCGTGCCCGGAATTACTTGTTGGCGCCGAGCTCGATCGGCACGCCGACCAGGGAGCCGTACTCGGTCCACGAACCGTCGTAGTTCTTGACGTTCTCCTGGCCCAGGAGCTCGTGCAGGACGAACCAGGTGAGCGCGGA carries:
- a CDS encoding DUF3099 domain-containing protein, whose amino-acid sequence is MYARRRRAYFLLMGGCLFLFVSAWSFVRLWSVPAAVAMCVVAMVIPPVAAMAANRRGPDDRWWNDPSGDPKSDEWWDELDGKRRHED
- a CDS encoding DUF1416 domain-containing protein, with amino-acid sequence MCGAQIGGPDLATLKPGETAIQGQVTKDGEPVSGYVRLLDSTGEFTAEVPTSATGQFRFYAAEGSWTLRALVPGAQADRAVVVAETGGVTDVAIAV